In one Mycobacteroides chelonae genomic region, the following are encoded:
- the cobM gene encoding precorrin-4 C(11)-methyltransferase, whose amino-acid sequence MTVYFIGAGPGAADLITVRGQRILQRCTVCLYAGSIMPPDLLAVCPPDARIIDTGPLTLDAIIEEISSADAQGLDVARLHSGDPSLYSAVAEQCRRLDALGIGHEIVPGVPAFAAAAAALGAELTVPGVAQTVTITRVSTLSTAMPAGEDLRTLAAPRATLALHLAAAQIDNVVADLVAGGYPPGTPVAVVAYASWPSETILRGTLADIAEQMKQAGVTKTAVIFVGKVLAAEGFTDSYLYSAGRRRGATH is encoded by the coding sequence ATGACCGTCTACTTCATCGGCGCGGGACCGGGCGCCGCCGACCTCATCACGGTGCGCGGTCAGCGGATTCTGCAGCGGTGCACGGTGTGCCTGTACGCCGGATCGATCATGCCGCCCGACCTCCTGGCGGTGTGCCCGCCCGACGCCCGAATCATCGACACTGGCCCACTGACCTTGGATGCCATCATCGAGGAGATATCCAGCGCTGACGCACAGGGATTGGATGTCGCCAGGCTGCACTCGGGTGACCCCTCGCTGTACAGTGCGGTGGCCGAGCAGTGCCGCCGACTGGATGCCCTGGGCATCGGTCACGAGATCGTGCCCGGTGTGCCTGCCTTCGCCGCGGCCGCGGCGGCATTGGGCGCCGAGCTCACCGTTCCCGGTGTCGCGCAGACCGTGACAATCACCCGTGTCTCGACGCTGTCCACCGCGATGCCCGCCGGCGAGGATTTGCGCACCCTGGCGGCGCCGCGGGCGACGCTGGCGTTGCACCTGGCCGCGGCCCAAATCGACAATGTGGTAGCTGACCTCGTCGCCGGGGGGTATCCGCCGGGCACGCCGGTTGCTGTCGTCGCATATGCCAGCTGGCCATCGGAGACCATCCTTCGTGGCACTCTCGCGGACATCGCCGAGCAGATGAAACAAGCGGGCGTGACCAAGACGGCGGTCATCTTCGTCGGAAAGGTGCTTGCGGCAGAGGGGTTCACGGATAGCTACCTGTACTCGGCCGGACGTCGCAGAGGGGCAACACATTAG
- a CDS encoding precorrin-8X methylmutase, with protein sequence MLDYVRDGAEIYRQSFATIRAEADLSAFPDDVARVVVRLIHTCGQVDLPGEIAFTPDVVTRTRAALDAGAPILCDSSMVAAGITRLRLPADNEVVSLVADPRAADLAQRTGTTRSAAAVDLWTDRLPGSVAAIGNAPTALFRILELIDEGVAPPVAVLGGPVGFVGSAQSKQELIDRPRGMDYLLVRGRRGGSAMAAAAVNAIASEKE encoded by the coding sequence GTGCTGGACTACGTGCGAGACGGAGCCGAGATCTATCGGCAATCGTTCGCGACCATCAGGGCCGAGGCAGATTTGTCGGCCTTCCCCGATGACGTCGCGCGTGTGGTGGTCCGGCTCATTCACACCTGTGGGCAGGTGGATTTGCCCGGCGAAATCGCCTTCACCCCCGATGTGGTGACACGCACCCGAGCGGCATTGGATGCGGGTGCCCCCATCCTGTGTGATTCGTCGATGGTCGCGGCCGGGATCACCCGTCTGCGCCTGCCCGCGGACAACGAAGTGGTGTCCCTGGTGGCCGATCCGCGCGCCGCCGATTTGGCCCAGCGCACCGGGACTACGAGATCTGCTGCTGCGGTGGATCTTTGGACCGATCGACTACCGGGATCGGTGGCCGCGATCGGAAATGCCCCCACGGCGCTATTCCGCATACTCGAACTCATCGACGAAGGTGTGGCGCCCCCGGTGGCCGTCCTGGGCGGCCCGGTCGGTTTCGTCGGTTCGGCACAGTCCAAGCAGGAGCTGATCGACCGTCCCCGTGGCATGGACTACCTGTTGGTGCGAGGGCGGCGCGGTGGCAGCGCGATGGCCGCCGCTGCCGTGAATGCGATTGCGAGCGAGAAGGAATGA
- a CDS encoding F420-dependent biliverdin reductase — protein sequence MPNTPTTRLTDDALAFLSERHLAMLTTLRQDNSPHVVAVGFTFDPVTHIARVITTGGSQKAVNAERGGLAVLSQVDGARWLSLEGSATVVTDKEAVRDAELRYAQRYRTPRVNPQRVVIEVKIERVLGSSDLLNRGDAPTE from the coding sequence ATGCCGAACACCCCTACAACTCGACTTACCGATGATGCGCTGGCGTTCCTGTCCGAGCGCCATCTCGCGATGCTGACCACCCTGCGGCAGGACAACAGCCCGCACGTGGTGGCTGTCGGCTTCACTTTTGACCCGGTCACGCACATCGCGCGGGTCATCACCACCGGCGGGTCGCAGAAAGCGGTCAACGCCGAGCGTGGAGGCCTCGCGGTACTGAGTCAGGTGGACGGCGCCCGCTGGCTTTCCCTGGAGGGCTCGGCCACCGTCGTCACCGACAAAGAGGCGGTACGCGACGCCGAGCTGCGTTATGCGCAGCGCTACCGCACACCGCGGGTGAACCCGCAGCGGGTGGTCATCGAGGTCAAGATCGAACGGGTACTGGGCTCCTCGGATCTACTGAACCGCGGCGACGCTCCTACCGAGTAG
- a CDS encoding precorrin-2 C(20)-methyltransferase, giving the protein MSRGTLWGVGLGPGDPELVTVKAARVIGEADVVAFHSARHGRSIARSIAQPYLRTGQIEEHLVYPVTTETTDHPGGYRGAIDDFYEESANRIAAHLDSGRNVALLAEGDPLFYSSYMHMHRRLTDRFDAVIIPGVTSVSAASAATGTPLVEGDEILTVIPGTLPADEIARRLSDSDAAVIMKLGRSYGAVRQALDTAGVLDRAYYVERASTTQQRVLSAADVDPSSVPYFSLVLVPGAQPLGDTAQDGMVTVVGLGPGHHDWTTTEVRHELALATDLIGYGPYLDRIPARDGQVRHASDNRDEPARAELSFKLAAGGRRVAVVSSGDPGVFAMAAAVMEEARAWPDVTVRVLPAMTAAQAVASRVGAPLGHDYAVISLSDRLKPWQVIESRLRAAAAADLVLAVYNPASKSRTWQVASMRDVLLEHRAPATPVVLGRDVGGAGESVRVTTLGDLDPSAVDMRTLLIIGSSQTQWQDTDSGPQVFTPRRYPAQ; this is encoded by the coding sequence ATGAGCAGAGGAACGCTCTGGGGTGTGGGCCTGGGCCCCGGTGATCCCGAACTGGTGACCGTGAAGGCGGCCCGCGTGATCGGCGAAGCCGATGTGGTGGCATTCCACAGCGCACGGCACGGCCGCAGCATCGCCCGCTCGATTGCGCAGCCGTATCTGCGGACCGGCCAGATCGAGGAGCACCTGGTCTACCCGGTGACCACCGAGACCACCGATCACCCGGGCGGATACCGCGGTGCGATCGATGACTTCTACGAGGAGTCCGCGAATCGGATTGCCGCCCATTTGGATTCGGGCCGTAATGTGGCGCTGCTCGCCGAAGGTGATCCGCTGTTCTACAGCTCGTACATGCATATGCACCGCCGCCTGACCGACAGGTTCGACGCGGTCATCATCCCCGGTGTGACGTCGGTCAGCGCCGCATCAGCCGCAACGGGTACGCCCTTGGTCGAGGGCGACGAGATCCTGACGGTCATCCCCGGCACCTTGCCCGCCGACGAGATCGCCCGCAGGCTCAGCGATTCGGATGCGGCAGTCATCATGAAACTCGGACGCTCCTACGGCGCCGTCCGGCAGGCGTTGGACACCGCCGGCGTGCTGGACCGTGCCTACTACGTGGAACGGGCCAGCACCACGCAGCAGCGGGTACTGTCCGCCGCCGATGTCGATCCGTCTTCGGTGCCCTATTTCTCACTGGTCCTGGTTCCCGGGGCGCAACCCCTCGGCGACACCGCACAGGACGGAATGGTGACGGTGGTCGGTTTGGGCCCCGGCCATCATGATTGGACCACCACCGAAGTACGGCACGAACTGGCCCTCGCCACCGATCTCATCGGATACGGGCCGTATCTGGATCGTATCCCCGCTCGCGACGGTCAAGTCCGTCATGCCAGCGACAACCGTGACGAGCCCGCACGCGCCGAACTGTCCTTCAAGCTCGCTGCGGGTGGCCGCCGGGTGGCCGTGGTGTCCTCGGGGGACCCGGGTGTGTTCGCGATGGCGGCGGCGGTGATGGAAGAGGCCCGAGCGTGGCCCGATGTCACGGTGCGGGTGCTTCCGGCGATGACGGCGGCGCAGGCCGTCGCCAGCCGGGTCGGGGCACCCCTCGGGCATGACTATGCGGTGATCTCGCTGTCCGATCGCCTCAAGCCCTGGCAGGTCATCGAGTCCCGGCTACGCGCCGCGGCCGCGGCCGACCTGGTGCTGGCCGTGTACAACCCGGCCTCGAAGTCGCGCACCTGGCAAGTGGCCTCCATGCGCGACGTGCTGCTGGAACACCGCGCCCCGGCAACTCCGGTCGTACTGGGACGCGATGTCGGCGGCGCGGGAGAGTCCGTGCGGGTGACCACCCTGGGTGACCTCGACCCGTCAGCGGTGGACATGCGCACCCTGCTGATCATCGGGTCCTCACAGACCCAGTGGCAGGACACCGATTCGGGACCTCAGGTGTTCACGCCTCGGCGGTATCCCGCTCAGTGA
- a CDS encoding cobalt-precorrin-6A reductase, which yields MILGGSAEARELAERLAPRFDVTTSLAGRVRNPAVPAGELRIGGFGGEAGLRKWLLDNNIDAVVDATHPFAATITENAAAACARLGIPHLILRRPPWPAGDATVVCSAAEAKDTVVAQGFSRVFLTSGRSSIGAFLFSDAWFLIRVVEPVPADELPERHHLLLSRGPYSLEEETDLMRQYEIEALVTKNSGGTMTSAKLEAAAVLGIPVVMIDRPALPEKVRTVSTVDEAQHWVTERDTAEA from the coding sequence TTGATTCTCGGCGGCTCGGCGGAGGCGCGCGAGCTGGCGGAGCGGCTGGCACCCCGGTTCGATGTCACCACCTCGCTCGCGGGGCGGGTGCGTAACCCGGCAGTTCCGGCCGGCGAGTTGCGCATCGGGGGCTTTGGTGGAGAGGCCGGACTACGGAAATGGTTGTTGGATAACAATATCGACGCCGTGGTCGACGCTACGCATCCGTTCGCGGCGACGATTACCGAGAACGCCGCTGCGGCATGCGCCCGGCTGGGTATCCCGCACCTCATCCTGCGCCGTCCACCCTGGCCGGCGGGAGATGCCACCGTGGTGTGCTCGGCCGCCGAGGCCAAGGACACGGTGGTGGCACAGGGCTTTTCACGAGTGTTTCTGACCTCGGGGCGCTCCAGCATCGGGGCGTTTCTGTTCTCGGACGCCTGGTTCCTGATCCGTGTGGTGGAGCCGGTGCCCGCCGACGAACTGCCCGAGCGGCACCATCTGTTGTTGTCGCGTGGGCCCTATTCCCTCGAGGAAGAGACCGATCTCATGCGCCAGTACGAGATCGAGGCGCTGGTCACCAAGAACAGTGGCGGAACGATGACTTCGGCGAAGTTGGAAGCCGCTGCAGTGCTGGGCATTCCCGTGGTGATGATCGACAGGCCGGCCCTGCCGGAGAAGGTGCGCACCGTGTCCACCGTGGACGAGGCACAGCACTGGGTCACTGAGCGGGATACCGCCGAGGCGTGA
- a CDS encoding M24 family metallopeptidase — protein MAPQRFESDVYANRLQRAAQEAATAGVAGLVITPGYDLRYLTGSRAQTFERLTALVVPASGTPTVIAPRMELAALQDSAIGDLGIPISDWVDGENPYELVRAALGSPDGALSGTIAVTESMPALHLLPLTELIGTVPILATGVLRRLRMVKDASEIDALRKAGAAIDRVHALVPELLVPGRTEAQVAADIAEAIVAEGHSEVAFIIVGSGPHGADPHHECSDRELQTGDIVVVDIGGSYEPGYHSDSTRTYSIGEPDSDVAHRISILEQAQQAAVRAARPGVSAQSVDAAARRVLVEAGMGEAFVHRTGHGIGLSVHEEPYIVEGNDLILEPGMAFSIEPGVYFPGQWGARIEDIVVVTENGCESVNSRPHGLTVVPTR, from the coding sequence ATGGCACCCCAGCGTTTTGAATCCGATGTGTACGCCAACCGTCTGCAACGTGCCGCTCAGGAGGCCGCGACGGCCGGGGTGGCGGGCTTGGTGATCACACCCGGATACGACCTGAGATATCTGACCGGCTCACGCGCGCAGACATTCGAGCGGCTCACGGCGTTAGTGGTGCCTGCCTCGGGAACGCCCACCGTGATCGCGCCGCGGATGGAGCTTGCGGCGCTGCAGGATTCGGCGATCGGCGACCTCGGCATCCCGATCAGCGATTGGGTGGACGGGGAGAATCCCTATGAGCTGGTACGGGCGGCGTTGGGTTCCCCGGATGGTGCGTTGTCGGGCACCATTGCCGTCACCGAGTCCATGCCCGCGCTGCATCTACTCCCGCTGACCGAATTGATCGGGACCGTGCCGATACTGGCCACGGGGGTGCTGCGCCGACTGCGCATGGTCAAGGACGCCTCCGAGATCGATGCCCTGCGCAAGGCCGGGGCGGCCATCGATCGCGTCCACGCGCTGGTGCCCGAACTGCTGGTGCCGGGCCGCACGGAGGCGCAGGTGGCCGCCGACATCGCTGAAGCGATTGTGGCCGAGGGGCATTCGGAAGTCGCCTTCATCATCGTCGGGTCCGGTCCGCATGGGGCCGACCCGCACCACGAATGCTCCGACCGCGAGCTGCAGACCGGGGACATCGTCGTGGTGGACATCGGCGGCAGCTACGAGCCCGGTTACCACTCCGACAGCACGCGTACCTACAGCATTGGCGAGCCTGACTCCGATGTGGCTCACCGGATTTCAATTCTGGAGCAGGCGCAGCAGGCGGCGGTACGGGCGGCCCGGCCCGGCGTGAGCGCCCAGTCGGTGGATGCCGCCGCGCGCCGCGTTCTCGTCGAGGCGGGGATGGGTGAGGCATTCGTGCATCGCACCGGACACGGCATCGGATTGTCGGTACACGAGGAGCCGTACATCGTGGAGGGCAACGATCTGATCCTGGAGCCGGGAATGGCCTTCAGCATCGAGCCTGGCGTGTACTTCCCGGGGCAGTGGGGCGCGCGAATCGAGGACATCGTCGTCGTCACCGAAAATGGTTGCGAATCGGTGAATTCACGGCCGCACGGCCTGACGGTGGTGCCTACTCGGTAG
- a CDS encoding SDR family NAD(P)-dependent oxidoreductase: protein MVIFGGRSEIGLEVATRLAAGNTVVLAARRAGDLQDEERRVRDAGAVAVDCVEFDADRLDTHESVLAALTERHGAIDVAVLAFGLLGDQERAETDAGHAAAIVHIDYVAQVALLTQLAVRMRGAGRGALVVFSSIAGWRVRRANYVYGSAKAGLDGFASGLADALHGSGVHLLIARPGFVIGRMAAGMSPAPLASTPPQVAEATVRALRSGKRTVWIPRALGTLAFIMRWVPSSLWRRIPR from the coding sequence GTGGTGATATTCGGCGGACGCAGCGAAATCGGACTTGAGGTGGCCACGCGTCTCGCCGCCGGAAACACGGTGGTCCTCGCGGCGCGCCGGGCCGGTGACCTGCAGGACGAGGAACGGCGCGTCCGCGACGCGGGGGCCGTGGCGGTCGATTGCGTCGAGTTCGACGCCGACCGGCTCGACACCCACGAATCGGTGCTGGCCGCCCTTACCGAGCGGCATGGAGCCATCGACGTGGCGGTGCTCGCGTTTGGACTGCTGGGCGACCAGGAGCGGGCGGAAACCGATGCCGGCCATGCGGCGGCGATCGTGCACATCGACTACGTGGCGCAGGTGGCGTTGTTGACCCAGCTGGCCGTGCGCATGCGCGGTGCCGGGCGCGGTGCGCTGGTGGTCTTCTCCTCGATCGCCGGATGGCGAGTGCGGCGTGCCAATTACGTGTACGGATCGGCCAAGGCGGGGCTCGACGGTTTCGCGAGCGGACTCGCCGACGCCCTGCACGGTTCGGGCGTGCACCTGTTGATCGCGCGCCCCGGCTTCGTGATCGGGCGGATGGCGGCGGGTATGTCACCGGCACCATTGGCGAGCACACCGCCCCAGGTGGCGGAGGCGACCGTGCGCGCCCTGCGCAGCGGGAAGCGCACCGTGTGGATTCCGCGTGCGCTGGGAACGCTCGCTTTCATCATGCGCTGGGTACCGTCATCTCTATGGCGCAGGATACCGCGGTGA
- the cbiE gene encoding precorrin-6y C5,15-methyltransferase (decarboxylating) subunit CbiE — protein MAQDTAVITVIGIGADGVDGLSMRSRRELQHASVIFGSLRQLELLAEESLAAECRVWPSPLLPALPTMFDGLGNVHVLASGDPMLHGIGTTLIRLFGADRVHVLPHVSSVSLACARMGWAVNDVEIISLVNAPATSALRFGGRAIVLSRNADTPAELAQTLTDSGLGDSRLTVWEQLGGAAEKSLEGVARDWGHSPGHALNVVAVEYFPTAAGEVALPLVAGLSEDAFEHDGQITKREIRAVTLASLAPRPGQRLWDVGAGSGSIAIEWSRSGTGCSASAFEIKPSRRAAIVANATKFGVDVECFAAAPCDFDRACPPDAIFVGGGVTNAGLLEACWERLPSGGRIVVNAVTAESEALLLRWYSRHGGELHRYRVEDAAPLGAFTSWRSRLPVAQWTGEKS, from the coding sequence ATGGCGCAGGATACCGCGGTGATCACCGTGATCGGGATAGGTGCGGACGGTGTCGACGGGCTATCCATGCGTTCCCGCCGCGAATTACAGCATGCCTCAGTGATATTCGGTTCGCTACGCCAGCTGGAACTGCTGGCCGAAGAATCCCTGGCGGCCGAGTGCCGGGTGTGGCCTTCGCCCCTGTTGCCCGCGTTGCCCACCATGTTCGATGGTCTCGGCAATGTCCACGTGCTGGCCAGCGGTGACCCGATGCTGCATGGCATCGGAACCACGCTGATCCGGCTCTTCGGAGCGGATCGGGTGCATGTGTTACCGCACGTATCCAGTGTGTCGTTGGCCTGCGCACGAATGGGGTGGGCGGTGAACGATGTGGAGATCATCAGCCTGGTCAATGCGCCGGCGACCTCCGCGCTGCGGTTCGGCGGTCGGGCGATCGTGCTCAGCCGCAACGCGGACACTCCGGCTGAGCTGGCGCAGACCCTGACCGATTCCGGGCTGGGTGACTCACGGCTGACGGTGTGGGAGCAGCTGGGTGGAGCGGCAGAGAAAAGCCTGGAAGGGGTCGCTCGCGATTGGGGCCATTCTCCCGGTCATGCATTGAATGTCGTTGCCGTGGAATATTTTCCGACGGCAGCGGGAGAGGTGGCGCTGCCACTGGTCGCGGGGTTGTCCGAGGACGCCTTCGAACACGATGGGCAGATAACCAAGCGCGAGATCCGGGCGGTCACGCTGGCATCACTCGCGCCGCGACCGGGCCAGCGGCTTTGGGATGTGGGCGCAGGGTCGGGCAGCATCGCGATCGAATGGTCTCGCAGTGGCACCGGCTGTAGCGCCTCGGCCTTCGAGATCAAGCCATCGCGGCGGGCCGCGATTGTGGCCAACGCGACGAAATTCGGTGTAGACGTCGAGTGTTTCGCCGCGGCACCTTGCGATTTCGACAGGGCCTGCCCGCCGGACGCGATCTTTGTCGGCGGTGGCGTGACCAATGCCGGTCTGCTAGAGGCGTGCTGGGAACGGCTGCCGAGCGGAGGCAGGATTGTCGTCAACGCGGTGACCGCGGAGTCCGAAGCGCTGCTATTGCGTTGGTATTCCCGCCATGGGGGAGAGCTGCACCGGTACCGCGTGGAGGACGCGGCTCCGCTCGGAGCCTTCACCAGCTGGAGATCCCGGCTGCCCGTGGCTCAATGGACCGGGGAAAAGTCATGA
- the cobG gene encoding precorrin-3B synthase: MTRSSADDACPGALRLHEAADGALARIRLPGGMLSSAQLAALATAAGSHGAPVLELTSRGNIQLRSIRDADAVGTLLSDAGLLPSPSHERVRNIVASPLSGRAGEFPDVRPLVRALDQGLISASVLAGLPGRFLFSLDDGRADMATVGADIGLGHGPGGWRVLLDGHGTSTCVADPDAAVDHVLAAAQTFVEIRGNAWRVRELPDGAKTLAAAIGATLIAGPGEAGPAPHAPVGWIEQYPDHELVTLGAAVPLGQLPARVAALLAAAERPVVITPWRSVLLCDLPHEDADAVLRVLAPLGLVFDERSPWLNASSCTGLPGCGRSRTDVHADVRLEVAEEIASGVHSPIHRHWVGCPRACGSPTTGQVLVATELGYRPLERHP, encoded by the coding sequence GTGACCCGCTCCTCAGCCGACGACGCATGCCCCGGTGCGCTGCGGTTACATGAGGCGGCCGACGGAGCACTGGCACGCATCCGGCTGCCCGGCGGAATGCTCTCGTCGGCGCAGTTGGCCGCGTTGGCCACAGCAGCAGGCAGCCATGGCGCACCCGTTTTGGAGCTGACCTCCCGCGGCAACATTCAGCTGCGATCGATCCGGGATGCGGACGCGGTGGGCACCCTGTTATCGGACGCCGGGCTGCTGCCGTCGCCCAGCCACGAACGAGTGCGCAACATCGTGGCCTCGCCGCTCTCGGGCCGGGCCGGTGAGTTCCCCGATGTGCGGCCGCTGGTCCGCGCGCTCGACCAGGGGCTGATCTCAGCTTCCGTGCTCGCCGGCCTGCCGGGCCGCTTCCTGTTCAGCCTCGATGACGGACGCGCCGACATGGCCACCGTGGGTGCGGACATCGGGCTCGGCCATGGGCCGGGCGGCTGGCGTGTTCTCCTCGATGGTCATGGCACCTCTACGTGTGTCGCCGACCCGGACGCCGCCGTCGACCATGTGCTCGCGGCGGCGCAGACCTTCGTAGAGATTCGGGGAAACGCATGGCGCGTCCGGGAGCTGCCGGACGGCGCCAAGACCCTGGCCGCGGCGATCGGCGCAACACTGATCGCGGGGCCGGGCGAGGCAGGGCCCGCGCCGCACGCGCCCGTGGGATGGATCGAGCAGTATCCCGACCACGAGTTGGTGACGCTGGGGGCCGCCGTTCCGTTGGGCCAGCTGCCGGCTCGGGTGGCGGCACTGCTGGCCGCCGCCGAAAGACCCGTCGTCATCACCCCATGGCGGTCGGTACTGCTGTGCGATCTGCCCCACGAGGACGCCGACGCGGTGCTGCGGGTGCTGGCACCTCTGGGCCTGGTCTTCGACGAGCGCTCCCCATGGCTCAATGCCAGCTCGTGCACCGGGCTACCGGGATGCGGACGCTCCCGAACCGATGTCCACGCCGACGTCCGGCTCGAAGTCGCCGAAGAGATCGCCAGCGGTGTTCATTCGCCGATACATCGGCACTGGGTCGGGTGTCCACGGGCCTGCGGCTCCCCCACCACAGGGCAGGTGCTGGTGGCGACGGAGCTGGGTTATCGACCGCTCGAGCGGCACCCGTAG